The window CTGCTCGTCCCTAGTCGAATTAGAATAGCCTATAGCAATTCTTTTCCCTTGAATAAATTTCCTAGCATATTCAAATACACCTTCCGAAATCGAAGAAATCGAAGGACGGAATAAATACGCGAATTCATAAGTATCCAGTTTATCATCCACATTAGAAAGCGGATTGATAAAAGGAATTTGATTTTTTTGTGCAAATTTTGCTACGACGTCGGTTTCTTCAGGGTAAAGCGGACCAATGATCAGGTCTACTTGATCAAAAAATGGATCTGCAAAAATGCTGTTGATTTTGGATGGGTTTCTTTCTGTATCAAATGTCTTTACATTCAATTGGACACCTTCTTTTACTGCTCCTTTTATGGCAAAATCGATCCCTTGGTATAAGTCAAAAATAAAATTCCCCGCATTGATATTGCTCACTCCGGTTCCTCCTGCATAATTGAAAGGCAAGACGATTGCCACATCCAACACACCATTATTCTTAACTCTGAGGGTGCGCTCAGGCGTATTGTCTAGGGGATCGAGTTTAACATCTTTGATCTGATTATAAACCGACTTGTCATTTGTTGACATAACTGTTTGACTTTCCAACTGTGTTTTCAGCGCAAATAAAAACCCTCTGTTACTTTCGTACTTTTTGATATTTCCAACCAAATAACTTAATGAGGCTTCTTTGAGATATTTAAATGAAGCGTTTTCTGCTTCGGTTTTGATTGCTGGATCAGTGATTTGCAGTATGGTATTCAATGCTTCTGAGTTGTTCCCTTCTTCAAAGTGGATCAAAGCCATCAAGTAATTTGCATCTTCAATTTTGTTCCAAGACTTCTTTTCCAAGAGTGGTGTCAAGGTAGCTTTTGATAAGGCATATTGACTATTTAGAAACGCTGCTTCTGCGAAGTGATAAGTTGCATAGTTTGCCAATTCACCGTATTGAGTTTCGTCTAAATAGGGGCGCAATAAGTCCATGGCTTCTTTGTAATTACCATAACCGATAAGGGTTTTTGCTCTATTGTAGCTTGCAAGTTGATCCTGAGCGTAAGATTCAACAAAAAATAAAGAGACAAATAAAATCAAAAGAAAGGTGTATTTCATGTGTTTATAATTTAATTTTATGCTTATCCGCTATGACATCAGGATGTAATTTTATCACAAATAATCATGCTGATAATTGTCAACAGGCGCACAGGTATTCACAGTCAAAAGCAGTCCAAATATCGTTCCTGTAATATAGGCTACGAATTTAATCCATTTTACGGTCATAGAAAAGAAAAAAGCCAAAGCAGATGGATGGATGGATTTTTAAAATGGAATAAAGATTATCTGCAATGGCACCAGCATTCAAATTCAGGCATGATCATACAGAAAACAGTCGAAAATCAACAGTCCACAGTAGCTCTCGAAATAAATTGTTTTATATTGGCTACTGGTTAGAGAACTGATAGTTAATTTTAGTATTCAAAAAAATTGAATCCGATTTTCAAAATTAATTAGGATAGACTGCAACAACTCCACCAGGATGAATCAAATATTTGAATAAATCGTTAACTTTAATAACGCAAAAGCAATGATCATGAAGGGAATAA is drawn from Belliella baltica DSM 15883 and contains these coding sequences:
- a CDS encoding ABC transporter substrate-binding protein; amino-acid sequence: MKYTFLLILFVSLFFVESYAQDQLASYNRAKTLIGYGNYKEAMDLLRPYLDETQYGELANYATYHFAEAAFLNSQYALSKATLTPLLEKKSWNKIEDANYLMALIHFEEGNNSEALNTILQITDPAIKTEAENASFKYLKEASLSYLVGNIKKYESNRGFLFALKTQLESQTVMSTNDKSVYNQIKDVKLDPLDNTPERTLRVKNNGVLDVAIVLPFNYAGGTGVSNINAGNFIFDLYQGIDFAIKGAVKEGVQLNVKTFDTERNPSKINSIFADPFFDQVDLIIGPLYPEETDVVAKFAQKNQIPFINPLSNVDDKLDTYEFAYLFRPSISSISEGVFEYARKFIQGKRIAIGYSNSTRDEQLAKKMVSDATKYGFQIVANQEITDRNIRTFFTDLNLRSGNATAKADIIIILSDDPNVASPTFGLLESISGNTPVMVMDTWLFFNFANFEMLQNQNFHFISNNTIRFASSQVEEFREAFFEENQIYPSLNAHLGYELMNWVTTTINSSKGFDFRKNLNEIGRSEGRISYGLDFRNSRNNKFVPILKLENGVLEEK